A window from Jannaschia sp. S6380 encodes these proteins:
- the nusA gene encoding transcription termination factor NusA: MAITSANQLELLQTAEAVAREKMIDPALVIEAMEESLARAAKSRYGSEMDIRVSIDRKTGRATFTRVRTVVEPEELENEKAEFTVEQAKPYIDDPKVGDTFVEEVPPVDMGRIAAQSAKQVILQKVREAERDRQFEEFRDRAGQIINGLVKREEYGNIIVDIGAGEAVLRRNDKIGRESYRPGDRIRVYIKDVRREVRGPQIFLSRTAPEFMEELFKMEVPEIYDGVIEIKACARDPGSRAKIAVISYDSSIDPVGACVGMRGSRVQAVVNELQGEKIDIIPWTDDAATFLVNALQPAEVSKVVIDEEAERIEVVVPEEQLSLAIGRRGQNVRLASQLTGLDIDILTEEEESKRRQAEFEERTKLFMDTLDLDEFFAQLLVSEGFTNLEEVAYVETDELLVIDGVDEDTANELQARARDFIEAQNAKSMEAARAAGLQDDLANFEGLSPQMLEALTADGVTSLEEFATCADWELAGGWTVENGERVKDDGLLEPFDVSLEEAQDMIMTARVMLGWVTPEDVVGSSEDETEDQPEEAGA, translated from the coding sequence ATGGCCATCACATCCGCAAACCAGCTGGAACTGCTGCAGACCGCCGAGGCGGTCGCCCGAGAGAAGATGATCGACCCCGCGCTGGTCATCGAGGCGATGGAGGAGAGCCTCGCCCGCGCGGCCAAGTCGCGCTACGGCAGCGAGATGGACATCCGCGTGTCGATCGACCGCAAGACCGGGCGCGCGACCTTTACCCGGGTGCGCACCGTGGTCGAGCCCGAGGAGCTGGAAAACGAGAAGGCCGAGTTCACGGTCGAGCAAGCCAAGCCCTATATCGACGACCCCAAGGTGGGCGACACCTTTGTCGAGGAGGTCCCCCCCGTCGACATGGGCCGCATCGCCGCGCAATCGGCCAAGCAGGTGATCCTGCAGAAGGTCCGCGAGGCCGAACGCGACCGCCAGTTCGAGGAGTTCAGGGACCGCGCCGGCCAGATCATCAACGGTCTCGTCAAGCGCGAGGAATACGGCAACATCATCGTCGATATCGGCGCGGGCGAGGCGGTGCTGCGCCGCAACGACAAGATCGGCCGCGAGAGCTATCGCCCCGGCGACCGCATCCGCGTCTACATCAAGGACGTGCGCCGCGAGGTCCGGGGGCCGCAGATCTTCCTGTCGCGCACCGCGCCCGAGTTCATGGAAGAGCTGTTCAAGATGGAGGTGCCGGAGATCTATGACGGCGTCATCGAGATCAAGGCCTGCGCCCGCGATCCCGGCAGCCGGGCCAAGATCGCCGTCATCAGCTACGATTCGTCCATCGACCCCGTGGGCGCCTGCGTCGGCATGCGCGGCAGCCGGGTGCAGGCCGTCGTCAACGAGCTGCAGGGCGAGAAGATCGACATCATTCCCTGGACGGACGACGCCGCGACGTTCCTGGTGAACGCGCTGCAGCCCGCCGAGGTCTCCAAGGTCGTGATCGACGAGGAAGCGGAGCGCATCGAGGTCGTGGTGCCCGAAGAGCAGCTTTCGCTTGCCATCGGACGGCGCGGCCAGAACGTGCGGCTGGCGTCGCAGCTGACCGGGCTCGACATCGACATCCTGACCGAGGAGGAGGAATCGAAGCGTCGCCAGGCCGAGTTCGAGGAACGCACCAAGCTGTTCATGGACACGCTCGACCTGGACGAGTTCTTCGCCCAGCTGCTGGTCTCCGAAGGGTTCACCAATCTCGAGGAGGTCGCCTATGTCGAGACCGACGAGCTTCTGGTGATCGACGGCGTGGACGAGGACACCGCCAACGAGTTGCAGGCCCGTGCCCGCGACTTCATCGAGGCGCAGAATGCCAAGTCGATGGAGGCCGCGCGCGCCGCCGGTCTGCAGGACGACCTGGCGAATTTCGAGGGCCTCTCGCCGCAGATGCTGGAGGCATTGACGGCCGACGGCGTCACCAGCCTGGAGGAGTTCGCGACCTGCGCCGACTGGGAGCTTGCCGGCGGCTGGACGGTCGAGAATGGCGAGCGCGTCAAGGATGACGGCCTTCTCGAGCCCTTCGACGTCTCTCTGGAGGAAGCCCAGGACATGATCATGACCGCCCGCGTCATGCTGGGTTGGGTCACGCCCGAGGATGTCGTCGGATCGTCCGAGGACGAGACCGAGGACCAGCCCGAGGAGGCCGGGGCGTGA
- the rimP gene encoding ribosome maturation factor RimP: MSDLIAKTALDKRLADIVAPVVEDMGFELVRLRLMSGKTATLQIMADKPEGGIEVDDLARISTELSAVLDVEDPIESEYTLEASSPGIDRPLTRLKDFEAWAGYEARVETTELIDGQRRFKGTLQGVEGDEVLIEIEQHGQTPTIGLKFDWLSDAKLILTDDLIREVLNARKDKGQIDETQFDEVTTLMDGEEDK; the protein is encoded by the coding sequence ATGTCCGACCTCATCGCCAAGACCGCGCTGGACAAGCGCCTGGCCGATATCGTCGCCCCCGTGGTCGAGGATATGGGGTTCGAGCTGGTGCGCTTGCGGCTGATGTCGGGCAAGACGGCGACGCTTCAAATCATGGCCGACAAGCCCGAGGGCGGGATCGAGGTCGACGACCTGGCACGGATCAGCACCGAGCTTTCGGCCGTGCTGGACGTCGAGGACCCGATCGAGAGCGAATACACGCTGGAGGCGTCGAGCCCCGGCATCGACCGCCCGCTGACGCGACTGAAGGATTTCGAGGCCTGGGCCGGGTACGAGGCGCGGGTCGAGACGACCGAGCTGATCGACGGCCAGCGGCGGTTCAAGGGCACCCTTCAGGGGGTCGAGGGCGACGAGGTGCTGATCGAGATCGAGCAGCACGGGCAGACGCCCACGATCGGGCTCAAGTTCGACTGGCTGTCGGATGCCAAGCTGATCCTGACGGACGACCTGATCCGCGAGGTTCTGAACGCGCGCAAGGACAAGGGTCAGATCGACGAGACCCAATTCGACGAAGTGACAACGCTCATGGACGGTGAGGAAGACAAGTAA
- a CDS encoding FAD-dependent oxidoreductase: protein MPRFDTAALDDIPEGSPHKAMAGDTPILLIRRGDEVTALAHACPHLGLPLSKGVVRGDTIICAFHHACFDARTGRQTQPPGHGDLRRYDVTVTDGRVSVDVPEDADPHVIPDHAAKGLDPRRILIAGSGAAGEACALTLREEGFEGSIAMISPETRAPYDRTMLSKAVLAGGKTVDELTTTDAAGLATRDITRIAARVTAVTEGRVTLADGGTHAFDALLLAPGGIANVPDLPGTDLAGVHTLRSAEEAARIADAAGQAKKAVLIGGGFIGLEAALSLSKRGLDVTVAMREDVPLARILGEKVGRTIMAEHEDAGVIFIPGAEIECVKGDAKVTGVALADGTVIDADLVLLAIGVRPATVDIDGIATGKGGGVETASDLSIPGRPGVHVAGDCARAPTPFGPARIEHWRVARQHGIRAARAMLGRAGPTDDIPFFWTALARQYRYVGHAEDWDDIMFDGDPSGPFLARYVKDGMVMAALTAGRDADLADLHLAMAEAGGPIPA, encoded by the coding sequence ATGCCCCGTTTCGACACCGCCGCCCTGGACGACATTCCCGAAGGCTCGCCGCACAAGGCGATGGCGGGCGACACGCCGATCCTGTTGATCCGCCGGGGCGATGAGGTGACCGCGCTCGCCCATGCCTGCCCGCATCTGGGCTTGCCGCTGTCGAAGGGCGTGGTGCGCGGCGACACGATCATCTGCGCCTTCCACCACGCCTGCTTCGACGCCCGCACCGGTCGCCAGACGCAGCCGCCGGGCCATGGCGACCTGCGCCGTTATGACGTGACCGTGACGGACGGGCGTGTGTCGGTCGACGTGCCCGAGGACGCCGACCCGCATGTCATACCCGATCACGCAGCGAAGGGTCTCGACCCCCGCCGGATCCTCATCGCGGGATCGGGCGCGGCGGGCGAGGCCTGCGCGCTGACCCTGCGCGAGGAAGGGTTCGAGGGGTCGATCGCGATGATCTCGCCCGAGACCCGCGCGCCCTACGACCGGACCATGTTGTCGAAGGCCGTGCTGGCCGGCGGCAAGACGGTGGACGAGCTGACCACCACCGATGCCGCCGGTCTCGCCACTCGCGACATCACCCGGATCGCGGCCCGTGTGACCGCCGTGACCGAGGGCCGCGTGACGCTGGCGGATGGCGGAACCCATGCCTTCGACGCGCTGCTGCTGGCGCCGGGCGGCATCGCCAACGTGCCGGACCTGCCCGGCACCGATCTTGCCGGCGTCCACACCCTCCGCTCCGCCGAGGAGGCCGCGCGGATTGCCGATGCCGCGGGGCAGGCGAAGAAGGCCGTCCTGATCGGCGGGGGCTTCATCGGGCTGGAGGCGGCCCTGTCGCTCAGCAAGCGCGGCCTCGACGTGACCGTGGCGATGCGCGAGGACGTGCCGCTGGCCAGGATCCTCGGCGAAAAGGTCGGCCGCACTATCATGGCCGAACACGAAGACGCCGGCGTGATCTTCATCCCCGGCGCGGAGATCGAATGCGTGAAGGGCGACGCCAAGGTCACCGGCGTGGCGCTTGCGGACGGCACGGTCATCGACGCCGACCTCGTCCTCCTCGCCATCGGGGTGCGCCCCGCGACGGTCGATATCGACGGCATAGCGACCGGCAAGGGTGGCGGGGTCGAAACCGCCTCCGACCTGTCGATCCCTGGCCGGCCGGGGGTTCATGTCGCAGGCGATTGCGCCCGCGCGCCGACCCCCTTCGGCCCCGCTCGGATCGAACATTGGCGCGTCGCGCGTCAACACGGCATCCGCGCCGCTCGCGCCATGCTGGGCCGGGCCGGGCCTACGGACGACATCCCGTTCTTCTGGACCGCACTCGCCCGGCAGTACCGCTATGTCGGCCATGCCGAGGATTGGGACGACATCATGTTCGACGGCGACCCGTCCGGCCCGTTCCTCGCCCGCTACGTCAAGGACGGCATGGTGATGGCCGCGCTGACAGCCGGGCGCGATGCCGATCTGGCCGACCTGCACCTCGCGATGGCCGAGGCGGGCGGCCCGATCCCGGCCTAG
- a CDS encoding I78 family peptidase inhibitor: protein MKRAIPFLMLLAACQVEDAAPDDPCRAREYAALVGANIAAVSLPADLNHRIVPPDSAVTLDFVPERLNVLVDRQGRIFGLRCG from the coding sequence ATGAAACGCGCAATTCCCTTTCTGATGCTTCTGGCCGCCTGCCAAGTGGAGGACGCCGCCCCCGATGATCCATGCCGGGCCCGGGAATACGCGGCACTGGTCGGCGCAAATATCGCCGCCGTGAGCCTGCCGGCGGATCTGAACCACCGCATCGTCCCGCCGGATTCGGCGGTCACGCTGGACTTCGTACCGGAGCGCCTGAACGTGCTGGTGGACCGGCAGGGCCGCATCTTCGGCCTGCGCTGCGGCTAG
- a CDS encoding S-(hydroxymethyl)glutathione dehydrogenase/class III alcohol dehydrogenase, protein MRTKAAVAVQAGKPLEIMDVELEGPKAGEVLVEIRATGICHTDEFTLSGADPEGLFPAILGHEGAGVVVDVGPGVTTLKKGDHVIPLYTPECRTCDYCLNPKTNLCQAIRTTQGQGLMPDGTSRFRTLDGDPILHYMGCSTFANHTVLPEIALAKVRADAPFDKICYIGCGVTTGIGAVINTAKVEIGSRAIVFGLGGIGLNVIQGLRLAGAHQIVGVDINPSKVDMATRFGMTDFVNPKDVDGDLVAHLVALTGGGADYTFDATGNVEVMRTALESAHKGWGESVIIGVAPAGAEIATRPFQLVTGRVWRGTAFGGARGRTDVPRIVDWYMDGKIEIDPMITHTMPLSDINKGFDLMHAGESIRSVVVY, encoded by the coding sequence ATGCGCACCAAGGCCGCCGTCGCCGTCCAGGCCGGGAAACCGCTCGAGATCATGGATGTCGAACTCGAAGGCCCCAAGGCGGGTGAGGTCCTGGTGGAGATCAGGGCGACCGGCATCTGCCACACCGACGAGTTCACCCTGTCCGGTGCCGACCCCGAGGGCCTGTTCCCCGCGATCCTGGGGCATGAGGGCGCAGGCGTCGTTGTGGATGTGGGCCCCGGCGTGACCACGCTGAAGAAGGGCGATCACGTCATCCCGCTCTACACGCCCGAATGCCGGACCTGCGATTATTGCCTGAACCCCAAGACCAACCTCTGCCAGGCGATCCGCACGACGCAGGGCCAGGGCCTGATGCCGGACGGCACGTCGCGGTTCCGCACGCTCGATGGCGATCCGATCCTGCACTACATGGGCTGTTCGACCTTCGCCAACCACACCGTCCTGCCCGAGATCGCGCTGGCCAAGGTGCGCGCGGACGCGCCGTTCGACAAGATCTGCTATATCGGCTGCGGCGTGACCACTGGCATCGGCGCCGTCATCAACACGGCCAAGGTGGAGATCGGATCGCGCGCCATCGTGTTCGGGCTGGGCGGGATCGGCCTGAACGTGATCCAGGGGCTGCGGCTGGCGGGCGCCCACCAGATCGTGGGCGTCGACATAAATCCGTCCAAGGTGGACATGGCCACCCGCTTCGGAATGACCGATTTCGTCAACCCGAAGGATGTCGACGGCGACCTGGTCGCGCATCTCGTCGCCCTGACGGGCGGCGGGGCGGACTATACTTTCGATGCGACGGGCAACGTGGAGGTCATGCGCACGGCGCTGGAATCGGCGCACAAGGGCTGGGGCGAGAGCGTCATCATCGGCGTCGCGCCCGCCGGGGCCGAGATCGCGACGCGGCCCTTCCAGCTCGTCACCGGGCGCGTCTGGCGCGGCACGGCCTTCGGCGGCGCCCGCGGCCGCACCGACGTCCCGCGGATCGTCGACTGGTACATGGACGGCAAGATCGAGATCGACCCGATGATTACCCACACGATGCCGCTTTCGGACATCAACAAGGGGTTCGACCTGATGCATGCGGGCGAGTCGATCCGCAGCGTGGTCGTCTATTGA